Below is a window of Pseudomonas eucalypticola DNA.
CACCGCCTACCCCGGCGCCAACGCCGAAACCATCCAGGGCTATATCACCCAGCCACTGCAGCAAAGCCTGGCCAGTGCCGAAGGCATCGACTACATGACCTCGGTGAGCCGGCAGAACTTCTCGGTGATTTCCATCTACGCGCGCATTGGTGCCGACAGCGACCGCCTGTTCACGGAATTGCTGGCCAAGGCCAACGAGGTGAAGAACAAGCTGCCCCAGGACGCCGAAGACCCAGTCCTGAGCAAGGAAGCCGCCGACGCCTCAGCGCTGATGTACATCAGCTTTTTCAGCGACCAGTTGAACAACCCGCAGATCACCGATTACCTGTCGCGGGTTATCCAGCCCAAGCTGGCGACACTGCCAGGCATGGCCCAGGCCGAAATCCTGGGCAACCAGGTGTTCGCCATGCGCCTGTGGCTGGACCCGGTGAAACTGGCCGGTTATGGCCTGAGCGCCAACGATGTCACCGACGCGGTACGCCGCTACAACTTTCTGTCGGCCGCGGGCGAGGTGAAGGGCGAATACATCGTCACCAGCATCAACGCCACCACCGACCTGAAGTCCACCGAAGGCTTCGCCGCCATCCCGCTCAAGACAGACGGCGACAGCCGGGTGCTGCTGGGTGACGTGGCGCGTGTGCAGATGGGGGCGGAAAACTACGACACCGTCAGTTCATTCAATGGCACGCCTTCGGTTTATATCGGCATCAAGGCTACGCCTGGCGCCAACCCGCTGGACGTGATCCGCGAAGTGCGCAAGCTGATGCCTGAGCTCGAGGCGCAACTACCGCCCAACCTCAAGGCATCCATCGCCTACGACGCCACCCTGTTCATCCAGGCCTCCATCGACGAAGTGGTCAAGACCCTCTTCGAGGCGGTGCTGATCGTGGTTGTGGTGGTGTTCCTGTTCCTCGGCGCCCTGCGCTCGGTGGTCATCCCCGTGATCACCATTCCGCTGTCGATGATCGGTGTGCTGTTCTTCATGCAACTGATGGGGTATTCCATCAACCTGCTGACCCTGCTGGCCATGGTGCTGGCAATCGGCCTGGTGGTGGACGACGCCATCGTGGTCGTCGAGAACATCCACCGTCATATCGAGGAAGGCCGCAGCCCGTTCGACGCCGCCCTGGAAGGTGCCCGTGAAATCGCCATGCCGGTGGTGTCCATGACCATCACCCTGGCCGCCGTTTACGCGCCCATCGGTTTCCTGGAAGGGCTCACTGGCGCGTTGTTCAAGGAATTCGCCTTGACGCTGGCCGGCGCCGTGGTCATTTCCGGCGTGGTTGCACTGACGCTGTCGCCCATGATGTGCGCCTTGCTCCTGCGTGCCGACACCAACCCCAAGGGTTTGGCGCACCGCCTGGACCAGGTCTTCGAGCGCCTCAAGCAACGTTACCAGCGCATGCTGCACGCCACCCTGCAGACCCGCCCGGTGGTGGTGGTGTTCGCGGTGATCGTGCTGGGCCTGATTCCGGTGTTCCTCAAGTTCACCCAGTCGGAGCTGGCGCCCAACGAAGATCAGGGCATCATCTTCATGATGGCCACGGCGCCGCAACCCACCAACCTCGACTACCTGAACACCTACACCAACCAGTTCCTGACCATTTTCAAGGACTTCCCCGAGTACTACTCATCATTCCAGATCAACGGCTTCAACGGCGTGCAATCGGGTATCGGCGGCTTCCTGCTCAAGCCGTGGAACGAACGCAACCGCACGCAGATGGAGCTGCTGCCCGAGGTTCAGGCACGCCTGGCGCAGATCCCCGGGCTACAGATCTTCGGCTTCAACCTGCCGGCGCTGCCGGGTACCGGGGAAGGCCTGCCTTTCGAGTTCGTGATCAATACGGCGAACGACTACGAGTCGCTGCTGGACGTGGCGCAACGGGTCAAGGAGCGCGCCGAAGCCAGTGGCAAGTTCGCATTCCTGGACATTGACCTGGCCTTCGACAAGCCGGAAGTGGTGGTCGACATCGACCGCGCCAAGGCCGCGCAGATGGGCGTGTCGATGCAAGAGCTGGGCGGCACGCTCGCCACCCTGCTGGGGGAGTCGGAGATCAACCGCTTCACCCTCGATGGGCGCAGCTACAAGGTCATCGCCCAGGTGGAGCGCGCCTACCGCGACAATCCGGGCTGGCTCAATCAGTATTACGTGCGCAACAACCAGAACGAGTTGCTGCCGCTGTCAACGTTGATCAGCGTCAGCGACCGTGCCCGGCCGCGTCAGCTCAACCAGTTCCAGCAGCTGAACTCGGCCATCATCCAGGGCTACCCCATCGTCAGCATGGGCGAGGCCGTGCAGACCGTGCGCGATATCGCCAGTCAGGAAGCTCCAGCCGGCTTTGCCTTCGACTATGGCAGCAGCGCCCGGCAGTATGTTCAGGAAGGCAATGCGCTCTGGGTGACCTTCGGGCTGGCGCTGGCGATCATTTTCCTGGTGCTGGCGGCGCAGTTCGAAAGCTTCCGCGACCCGCTGGTGATTCTGGTCACTGTACCATTGTCGATCTGCGGTGCATTGATCCCGTTGTTCCTGGGCTGGTCAAGCCTGAACATCTACACCCAGGTGGGCCTGGTGACCTTGATCGGGCTGATCAGCAAGCACGGTATTCTGATCGTGGAGTTCGCCAACCAGTTGCGGCGGGACAAGGGGCTTGGCGTGCGGGAAGCCGTTGAAGAAGCCGCGGCGATTCGTCTGCGGCCGGTACTGATGACCACCGCGGCGATGGTTTTTGGCATGGTGCCACTGATACTGGCCACAGGTGCTGGCGCGGTAAGCCGTTTCGACATCGGGTTGGTGATCGCCACGGGGATGTCGGTGGGCACGCTGTTCACCCTGTTCGTGCTGCCCTGCGTGTACACGCTGGTGGCCAGACCCGACCGAGCCGAGTAGCAGCGGACCCGGCCGCGTCCTGACCACCGCGCAGCCCCCGGCACACGCTGAAAAAGCAGGGGACCGGTCAGCCGCGGGAGCGCACGCCCTGGGTCATGCCGAACATGAACAGCAACAGGTCATGGTCAGGCTTGGCATCAGCGTGCACCTTGGGTGTACGGGGCAACGGGCACTGTTGCGCGGCGCTCAGCACGCCAGGCCGTGGCTGATCCCAGGCGGCCATGGCAGCCGTGGTCACCGCCAGCGCACCTACCAGAAACAAACCTCGAGCAATTTCTAGTTTCATCACTCTAAACCTTTGATTACGCTGCCAAACGCCGTCTCATAAAAGTAGAGCAGTTTTTTCCAGTCTGCGTCGCTGAACGACGAGTGGCGACGCAGTTGCTTCATGTCATGCTGGGCGGCGCCGTAGGCAGTCCAGCGGCGTCGGCACTTCTCCAGGTCCAGCAACGCCACCTCGGGCCTGGCGGCAGCGCCCTCGCCTACCACACGTACAAACACGTGCTTGATATACAGGCAACTGTGCTGCCAACGCCCGCGGTGCATGCGCGCCAGGTTTTCCGCCAGCTGCTGCAGCATCGCATCATGGACCGCCTCGCCATACTGCTCACGCCCGCCCGCTGCGTACCATTTTTCAATCTCGTCGAACCCATCCAGCGACTCGGTCACCAGCAACGCGCGCCACTGGTGTTTCGGGTCACGCTGGGCACCGCAGAACACCATCTTCGGAACGTTGACATTCAGTGCATACAAGCCCTGCAACGCATCACGCTCGCGCAGCACGGTTGGCCGGCCGAAGGGATGCAGCACGCTGCGGTAAATGTGCCCGGTCTGACGCTTGATATATAGCAGTTGGCCATTGTCGGCGTAAACCCGCTGCACCCCACTTTCCCCACCGCGACGGACATTGGGTTCTTCAACCCACTCACCCCGCTGACGCCAGAAATAATCGAAGCGCGTTTCGGACCCCGCCGTGTTTTCAGTAGCGTAGTCGATTGCCATTCGGTACTCCTCGCGAAAAATGGCTACACGATGGCGGCAGGCAAGGGCCCGGAACGGCGGCAAAGTTAGCCAGTCGTCCGTCATCGTCGTGTAATGCCAATGTGAAAAAAATGTAGGAAAGCTCAGAAATAGGAGCAAGGTTTTACAGAAGCTTGATGATGGCGAAGGGCCATGTGTCGCTAAATGATTCTACGCTGCATCAGCCGCTTGTCGCCAGCGTCACCTGGAAGCAGCAACCGTTGGGGTCACGTGCCGTCAGTTCAACCTGCCAACCCTGGTCATCGCAGATACGTTGAACCAGCGACAACCCCAAGCCCAACCCTTCTCCGCGACGCTCGGTGGCGCGCACGAATGGCTGGAACACGGCCAGGCGTTTCTCCTCGGGAATGCCGATGCCAGTGTCCTCGACCGTGAAGCCCGTGGGCTCGAGCGTCAGGCGGATGAAACCGGTGTCGGTGTAATGCAACGCGTTGCGCAGCAAGTTGCCCATCACGGCCAGCAGGAAGGTCGCGTTGTAGCGGGTAGCTGGCAGTTCACCGCGCACCACTTCCAATACCAGGCCTTTGTGCTCGATGGGACCGCGCCACAGGCTGATCAGGTTATCGGCTACCTGGTCCAGGCTCAGTTGCGCGCTGATTTCGCTTTCGTTGCGCTGGGCCCGCGCCAACATCAGGAAGGTCTGCACCAATTCGCGCATTTCCACGCAGGCCCGGGCTATACGCTCCACCTGAGCACGGGCGCGGGCATCCAAAGCCGGGTTTTCCAGCAACAGTTCACAGGAGGTCGCCAGCACCATCAATGGCGTGCGCAACTCGTGGCTGACGTCACTGGTGAACAAGCGCTCCCGGGTCAATGCATCACGCAAGCGCCCCAGGGTGGCGTCGAACGCCACGGCCAACTCGCCCACTTCATCAGCGGCATAGTCGGGTGCCAGGGGCGGCGCCAAGCCCAGCAATTGGTCGCGGTGGCGCACCTGGCGTGCCAGGCGCACCACGGGTGCCATCACCCGACGGGCAAGCACCCAGCCCAGAAACACCGCCAGCGCCAAACTGAGCACGAAACCCACCAGCACCACGGCGAACAGCACCCGCTCGCGTTCTTCGAAATCGCTCTGGTCTTGCAGCAGCACATAGCGGCGGTCGTCGACTATTTCCACCATGGCGTGGTAAGAGAGGTCACCACGAAACACCTCGTGAAAACCCGGCGCCAGGTGCCGCAGGTCTTTGGGTAACGCATAGTCACCGCGCCCGCCACTGTAATAGAACAACTGGTCCGGCTCGGGGCGGTGGTTCCAGTCACTGACATTGTCCATCAGCAGCAAGCGCTGCAGGTCGCCCCCCAGGCCTGCCGAAATCAGCTTTTCTTCCACCAGGTGCACCGTGGCCACGATGCCCACGGCGAAGGCGCCTGCCACCAAGGCACTCATCAGGGCAAAAGCGATGATGATGCGTTGTGCGAGGCTTTGCTTAAACTCCATCTTTGCCCTCGGCCAGGCGATACCCCACGCCATGCACCGTTTGCAGCAATGGTTTGTCGAACGGCTTGTCGATCACCTGGCGCAGTTGGTGAACGTGGCTGCGCAGGCTGTCGCTGTCCGGGCAATCATCGCCCCACAGGGCTTCTTCCAGCACTTCGCGACGCAAGACGTGGGGGCTTTTCTGCATCAGCACGGCCAGCAGCTTCAGGCCTACGGGGTTGAGCTTGAGCGCACGGCCCTGGCGGCTGACTTCAAGGGTGTCCAGGTCGTAGCTCAGGTCGCCGACCTGCAGGCTGCGCCGCCCGCCCCCCTGGGCCCGACGCAGTACCGCTTCGATGCGCGCGGCCAACTCCGACAGGGCAAAGGGCTTGACCAGGTAGTCGTCGGCGCCCGAACGGAAACCCTGCAGCCGGTCGTCCAACTGGTCGCGGGCGGTCAACATGATCACCGGGGTCTCGCGGCGCGCGTCTTCGCGCAGGCGCTTGCACAAGGTGTAGCCGTCGATGCCGGGCAGCATGATGTCCAGTACGATCAGGTCATAATGTTCGGTGGCCGCCAAGTGCAGACCGGACAGGCCATCTTGCGCGCAGTCCACCGTATAACCCTTCAAGCCCAGGTAATCGGCCAGGTTGGCGAGAATATCGCGGTTGTCTTCAACCAATAGAATTCGCATGGGCAGGTTCTCCGTCCAGTGTATTTGCCCGTGGGCGCAGGCAGCTTACGGCGTTCGGGCAGCCAGGGCCAGTGATGGCGTGGAATCGTCGCCGTCCTCTTCCTACGCTTTGCCCAGTGCCGCGGGCATAAAAAACCCCGCACGAGGCGGGGTTCTTGTGAAGCGAGGGGTGAGGCTGGCTTACATCATGCCGCCCATGCCACCCATGCCGCCCATGTCTGGCATGCCGCCAGCCGCAGGAGCATCTTCCTTGATCTCGGCGATCATGGCTTCGGTGGTGATCATCAGGCTGGCGATCGAGGAAGCAGCCTGCAGTGCCGAACGGGTCACTTTGGCTGGGTCCAGGATACCCATCTGGATCATGTCGCCGTATTCGCCGGTGGCAGCGTTGTAACCGAAGTTACCTTCGCCTTGCTTGACCTTGTCGACGACTACGCTTGGCTCGTCACCGGAGTTGGCAACGATCTGGCGCAGCGGTGCTTCGACAGCGCGACGCAGCAGAGCGATACCAACGTCCTGATCGGCGTTGTCGCCTTTCAGACCAGCGATGGCCTGCAGGGAACGGACCAGGGCCACGCCACCGCCAGGTACCACGCCTTCTTCGACGGCAGCACGGGTAGCGTGCAGGGCGTCTTCAACGCGGGCTTTCTTCTCTTTCATTTCAACTTCGGAGCCAGCGCCAACCTTGATCACTGCAACACCGCCGGACAGTTTGGCCAGGCGCTCTTGCAGTTTTTCACGGTCGTAGTCGGACGAAGTGTCGGCCACTTGCTGACGGATCTGGGTAACGCGAGCCTGGATGTCAGCCTCGACGCCAGCACCGTCGATGATGGTGGTGTTTTCTTTCGACAGAACGACGCGCTTGGCGTTACCCAGGTGCTCCAGGGTAGTGCTTTCCAGGCTCAGGCCGATCTCTTCGGAGATAACGGTACCGCCGGTCAGAACGGCGATGTCCTGCAGCATGGCCTTGCGGCGGTCGCCGAAGCCTGGGGCCTTGACGGCAGCAACCTTGACGATGCCACGCATGTTGTTCACGACCAGGGTCGCCAGGGCTTCGCCTTCGACGTCTTCAGCCACGATCAGCAGTGGGCGGCCGGCTTTGGCAACGGCTTCCAGCACTGGCAGCATTTCGCGGATGTTGGAGATCTTCTTGTCGACCAGCAGGATCAGCGGGCCGTCGAGCTCGGCGACCATGGTGTCTGGCTTGTTGACGAAGTAAGGGGACAGGTAGCCGCGGTCGAACTGCATGCCTTCAACGACCGACAGTTCGTTTTCCAGGCCCGAGCCTTCTTCAACGGTGATGACGCCTTCTTTACCGACTTTTTCCATGGCTTCGGCAATGATGTCGCCGATGGAGGAGTCGGAGTTGGCCGAAATGGTGCCGACCTGAGCAATGGCTTTGGAATCAGCGCATGGCTTGGACAGGCCTTTCAGCTCTTTGACGATGGCGATGGTGGCCTTGTCGATACCGCGCTTGAGGTCCATCGGGTTCATGCCGGCAGCGACGGCTTTCAGGCCTTCGTTGACGATCGACTGAGCCAGAACGGTGGCGGTGGTGGTGCCGTCGCCCGCATCATCGTTGGCACGGGAGGCAACGTCCTTGACCAGCTGCGCGCCCATGTTTTCGAAGCGGTCTTTCAGCTCGATTTCCTTGGCGACGGAAACGCCGTCCTTGGTGATGGTCGGAGCGCCGAAGCTCTTCTCGATGATCACGTTACGGCCTTTCGGGCCCAGGGTCGCTTTTACCGCGTCAGCCAGGACGTTAACGCCAGTCAGCATTTTCTTGCGGGCGGAGTCGCCGAATTTAACTTCTTTAGCAGCCATGATCGTTTTCCTTGAATACTGGGTAGTAACGGGAGAGCAGCGGGGGTTATCAGCCTTCGATGACGGCGAGAATTTCGTTCTCGCTCATCACCAGCAGGTCTTCGCCGTCGACTTTCACAGTGTTGCTGCCGGAGTAAGGGCCGAACACGACCTTGTCGCCCACTTTCACGGCCAGAGCACGTACTTCACCGTTGTCCAGCACTCGGCCGGTACCGACCGCGATGACTTCACCATTGTTGGCTTTCTCGGCAGCCGAACCTGGCAGAACGATACCGCCAGCGGTTTTCTTTTCTTCTTCGCTGCGACGGATAACGACGCGGTCATGCAGAGGACGAAGCTTCATTGTCGATCTCTCCTAATTATGGTTTTCAGCGGCCGGTGTCTGTACCGGCGTTGTGGTTCATCCGGCGGGGCCGGTCGCGGCTCGCTGCGCGAGACGCGGAATATTGTCTGGCAAAGCCAGAAACCTTGCGGTGACCCATACATGAGGTCGCGTTGAACGATTACAAGTGCTGGCCAAAAAAATTTTCACTTTCGGCGGGGCAAAAAAAGGTTCTTCACGGAATCCCGGGAAGGTTGTGGCACCGCCACAGATCCGCAGTGAGCAAGCAGAGCGGACCAGGTAATGCCCCAGGCATAACTGGCCCGAAACAGATGTGGGAGTGGGGGGGGCGCCGAGCCCTTGCCCGGGAAGCGCCGCGCGGGCGGCGCTCGATTTCAAGGGCGCAGGAAATGCCAAGACAGGTATTTGGTGGCCTTCATGCGGTTGAAGGCGGGCCGATAGAATGTCCGTCGGAGCTCCTGGCTGGGGATTGCAGCAGGGCTACGAGGCGCCAGGCGATGATGTAGTGTCGCTGTTGAGATCGAGCGCCGTCCGCACGGCGCTTCCCGGGCAAGGGCTCGGCGCCCCCCCCCACTCCCACATCCGTTTCGGCCCAGTTATGCCTGTGAGATCACCTGGGCCGCCATATTTGTCCGCTAAAGATTTTCGTAAGCACCACCCACTTTCCCGGCAATCCGTGAAGAACCCAAAAAAAGGGGAGCTGGTGTGCCAGCGAGCTTTGGGTGGGCCAAAACTCGCTGGCACGCCAGCTTCCGCAACGACCCGCTCAGGAGTCGCGTTTTTCGAATTCGCCTTCGATCACCGTTGGCTCACGGCTCACCGCATGGTTGGCCGCCGGACGCGCATGGCCTTCGTAGGTCTGGCCGCGATACAGGTCCTCGGCGAACGAACGCTGGCGCGCGGCCTGCTCGCGGGCCTTGGCGCTGAGCTTGTTACCGATCAGCTTGCGCGTGAACGGCAGCAGGCACAGCAGGCCCAGCACGTCACTGATGAAACCGGGCAGCAGCAACAGACCGCCGCCAATGGCGACCATCAAGCCCTGGAACACCTGCTCGGCGGGCAGCTCGCCGCGCTGCAGACTTTGCCGGGCATTGAGCGCCGTGGCCAGGCCGGCCACGCGCACGACCAGCACGCCGATGGCCGAGCCGGCGATGATCAGCGCCAGCGCCGGGAAAAATCCGATCGCCACGCTGACCTGAATGAAGACGTAAAGCTCGAGCACCGGGAAGAGCAGGAGCAGAAATAGAAAAGCACGCATCAAGGGTTTCCTCTGCGGAAGAACGACTTCCAGTAGACCCTAGATGACGTCGACGTTTCGTGAATTCAAGCCTCGACCTGTCCAACGGTCGGCCATGCCTGGGCATGGGCCAGTGAAACCAAGGCCTGGCGGACTTCCAGCGGTGTGTTGCAAGGTTTTTCAAAAGGCAGCCAATAGACGGCCTGGCCAATACGCAGGTGCATGCCCTCGCTGTCGACGCCCGCCAGTTGCGCGGGCACCTGGGCAGGCAGGCCGGCCAAGGCCACGTAGTGGGCGATGGCCTTGGCATGGTCGGCGTTCATGTGTTCGACCATGCCGGTTTCAGCCGTGCCAGCAAAGGGGTTGGCCAGCGTCACCTGGTCCAGCCAGTGAATGGCACCGAAACCGCCGATGTAGCGGTGGCGTACCGGTTCCAGTACCCAGAAGTCGAAATCATGGGCGCGGTGATAATTGGCCGAATCCGGGAAGTAGCGGTAATAACGCTGGGACGCCGCTTCGATTTGCGCTTCATCCTGCAGCCGGCGTGCCTCGGCCAGTACCGTGAGGCGCCCCACG
It encodes the following:
- a CDS encoding multidrug efflux RND transporter permease subunit, which gives rise to MAFTDPFIRRPVLASVISLLIVLLGFQAWSKLPIRQYPQMENALITVTTAYPGANAETIQGYITQPLQQSLASAEGIDYMTSVSRQNFSVISIYARIGADSDRLFTELLAKANEVKNKLPQDAEDPVLSKEAADASALMYISFFSDQLNNPQITDYLSRVIQPKLATLPGMAQAEILGNQVFAMRLWLDPVKLAGYGLSANDVTDAVRRYNFLSAAGEVKGEYIVTSINATTDLKSTEGFAAIPLKTDGDSRVLLGDVARVQMGAENYDTVSSFNGTPSVYIGIKATPGANPLDVIREVRKLMPELEAQLPPNLKASIAYDATLFIQASIDEVVKTLFEAVLIVVVVVFLFLGALRSVVIPVITIPLSMIGVLFFMQLMGYSINLLTLLAMVLAIGLVVDDAIVVVENIHRHIEEGRSPFDAALEGAREIAMPVVSMTITLAAVYAPIGFLEGLTGALFKEFALTLAGAVVISGVVALTLSPMMCALLLRADTNPKGLAHRLDQVFERLKQRYQRMLHATLQTRPVVVVFAVIVLGLIPVFLKFTQSELAPNEDQGIIFMMATAPQPTNLDYLNTYTNQFLTIFKDFPEYYSSFQINGFNGVQSGIGGFLLKPWNERNRTQMELLPEVQARLAQIPGLQIFGFNLPALPGTGEGLPFEFVINTANDYESLLDVAQRVKERAEASGKFAFLDIDLAFDKPEVVVDIDRAKAAQMGVSMQELGGTLATLLGESEINRFTLDGRSYKVIAQVERAYRDNPGWLNQYYVRNNQNELLPLSTLISVSDRARPRQLNQFQQLNSAIIQGYPIVSMGEAVQTVRDIASQEAPAGFAFDYGSSARQYVQEGNALWVTFGLALAIIFLVLAAQFESFRDPLVILVTVPLSICGALIPLFLGWSSLNIYTQVGLVTLIGLISKHGILIVEFANQLRRDKGLGVREAVEEAAAIRLRPVLMTTAAMVFGMVPLILATGAGAVSRFDIGLVIATGMSVGTLFTLFVLPCVYTLVARPDRAE
- a CDS encoding lipopolysaccharide kinase InaA family protein; translated protein: MAIDYATENTAGSETRFDYFWRQRGEWVEEPNVRRGGESGVQRVYADNGQLLYIKRQTGHIYRSVLHPFGRPTVLRERDALQGLYALNVNVPKMVFCGAQRDPKHQWRALLVTESLDGFDEIEKWYAAGGREQYGEAVHDAMLQQLAENLARMHRGRWQHSCLYIKHVFVRVVGEGAAARPEVALLDLEKCRRRWTAYGAAQHDMKQLRRHSSFSDADWKKLLYFYETAFGSVIKGLE
- a CDS encoding sensor histidine kinase, producing the protein MEFKQSLAQRIIIAFALMSALVAGAFAVGIVATVHLVEEKLISAGLGGDLQRLLLMDNVSDWNHRPEPDQLFYYSGGRGDYALPKDLRHLAPGFHEVFRGDLSYHAMVEIVDDRRYVLLQDQSDFEERERVLFAVVLVGFVLSLALAVFLGWVLARRVMAPVVRLARQVRHRDQLLGLAPPLAPDYAADEVGELAVAFDATLGRLRDALTRERLFTSDVSHELRTPLMVLATSCELLLENPALDARARAQVERIARACVEMRELVQTFLMLARAQRNESEISAQLSLDQVADNLISLWRGPIEHKGLVLEVVRGELPATRYNATFLLAVMGNLLRNALHYTDTGFIRLTLEPTGFTVEDTGIGIPEEKRLAVFQPFVRATERRGEGLGLGLSLVQRICDDQGWQVELTARDPNGCCFQVTLATSG
- the colR gene encoding two-component system response regulator ColR — encoded protein: MRILLVEDNRDILANLADYLGLKGYTVDCAQDGLSGLHLAATEHYDLIVLDIMLPGIDGYTLCKRLREDARRETPVIMLTARDQLDDRLQGFRSGADDYLVKPFALSELAARIEAVLRRAQGGGRRSLQVGDLSYDLDTLEVSRQGRALKLNPVGLKLLAVLMQKSPHVLRREVLEEALWGDDCPDSDSLRSHVHQLRQVIDKPFDKPLLQTVHGVGYRLAEGKDGV
- the groL gene encoding chaperonin GroEL (60 kDa chaperone family; promotes refolding of misfolded polypeptides especially under stressful conditions; forms two stacked rings of heptamers to form a barrel-shaped 14mer; ends can be capped by GroES; misfolded proteins enter the barrel where they are refolded when GroES binds), whose amino-acid sequence is MAAKEVKFGDSARKKMLTGVNVLADAVKATLGPKGRNVIIEKSFGAPTITKDGVSVAKEIELKDRFENMGAQLVKDVASRANDDAGDGTTTATVLAQSIVNEGLKAVAAGMNPMDLKRGIDKATIAIVKELKGLSKPCADSKAIAQVGTISANSDSSIGDIIAEAMEKVGKEGVITVEEGSGLENELSVVEGMQFDRGYLSPYFVNKPDTMVAELDGPLILLVDKKISNIREMLPVLEAVAKAGRPLLIVAEDVEGEALATLVVNNMRGIVKVAAVKAPGFGDRRKAMLQDIAVLTGGTVISEEIGLSLESTTLEHLGNAKRVVLSKENTTIIDGAGVEADIQARVTQIRQQVADTSSDYDREKLQERLAKLSGGVAVIKVGAGSEVEMKEKKARVEDALHATRAAVEEGVVPGGGVALVRSLQAIAGLKGDNADQDVGIALLRRAVEAPLRQIVANSGDEPSVVVDKVKQGEGNFGYNAATGEYGDMIQMGILDPAKVTRSALQAASSIASLMITTEAMIAEIKEDAPAAGGMPDMGGMGGMGGMM
- a CDS encoding co-chaperone GroES; translated protein: MKLRPLHDRVVIRRSEEEKKTAGGIVLPGSAAEKANNGEVIAVGTGRVLDNGEVRALAVKVGDKVVFGPYSGSNTVKVDGEDLLVMSENEILAVIEG
- a CDS encoding FxsA family protein, with the translated sequence MRAFLFLLLLFPVLELYVFIQVSVAIGFFPALALIIAGSAIGVLVVRVAGLATALNARQSLQRGELPAEQVFQGLMVAIGGGLLLLPGFISDVLGLLCLLPFTRKLIGNKLSAKAREQAARQRSFAEDLYRGQTYEGHARPAANHAVSREPTVIEGEFEKRDS
- a CDS encoding HugZ family protein, which produces MSAQALRQARELLLKEYRGVLSTHSKSMPGFPFGSVVPYCLDAQGNPLILISRIAQHTHNLQKDPKCSLLVGEREAEDVQAVGRLTVLAEARRLQDEAQIEAASQRYYRYFPDSANYHRAHDFDFWVLEPVRHRYIGGFGAIHWLDQVTLANPFAGTAETGMVEHMNADHAKAIAHYVALAGLPAQVPAQLAGVDSEGMHLRIGQAVYWLPFEKPCNTPLEVRQALVSLAHAQAWPTVGQVEA